Genomic window (Bradyrhizobium sp. 186):
TCGGAGCCGCGAGATGTAGGTGCTGAACGTGCCGCCGCCTGCGGCGAGACCGAGCTCTATTGCCAGCTCCTCGCGCGCGATCGCGTTAGCGTAGTGCCCGGCGAGAACGTCGAGCATCGGTCCGACGCCGGAGAGCTTCGATTTCCAGAAGCCCACCAGCTCGGGCCCGGGCGGAGGAAGGACCGCGATCGGCGTGTCGCCGAGGGAGGAGACCATCCGCCGTCGCAAAATACTCGTCGCCGCGACGCTCGATGCAGCCGGCCGTGCGCAGTCGCGACAGGTAGGTGCTCCAGGTTCCACCCTTGCGCTTGAGGCCCGCCGCCACCGTCCATTGCGCCTCGGTCATGCCGGCGGGATGGACCGCGGCGAGGGTCGCCAACGGCCGCCGCTCGGCGCCGAGCGAAGGAAATGTCACCGCCGCCAGCAGGCGCCGACGGTGACTTACGCGCGTTACCGTGAGAAACAGCCGGCTCGCGTTTCGGGGCATCCACGGCGGCTTGCTTCGCCGCCTGCTCGCCCGATGGGGTGAAATCGATCTTGAATGCGGACTTTTGCGCCTTGGCAGTCTTCGCCCCTTCGCCAAGATAGGTCATCAGCGGGCCGACGCGCTCGCCGATGCCGGCCAGCCAGGCCAGGGTGCGGCGGTGCAATTCGCGCTCCATTTCGGCCGTGAGCTTCTTCCGTGCCTGCTCGAAGCCGCGCAGCTCGGCCGCGGGGATCGCGCCGGGGTCCGCCGCCGGCGCCGGTGAGGCCTGCGCCTTCTTCAGCTGCTGCTCGAGCTAGGTGACACGCTTCTGCAGGATCTTCGGGTCCTGGCCTCGGCCTCGGTTTTGACGCGCGCGAACTTCTCCTGGAGCTGCTCGACGTCGATCGGCGACAGCCGCTTGGCTGTTCTGCCGGCGGCTAGCGGCTTGCTCGAGTCGTACGTCGCCGGCATCGGAAACTGGACGCGCTTGAGGAAGTGCGCCTCCGGAGACCAGCACCAGGCCTCGCCAGCCTTGAGCGAGGGCAGGGATGCGATGATGTCCTTTCCGGTTTCCTTGTCGGCCTGGTCGGCGATCCATTCCTCGATCGCCTTGCGGTCCTGTGCCGCAATCAGGCGCATGGCGATCAGCCTCTCGACTTGGGTGAGGGCTGTCCTCGTATAGCTTCGCCGGCCGCTGGCTATCAGCACTATATGCAGGCCGCAGGACCGGCCGAGGCTGATCAGGTTGGGCCAGCGTCATCGTTGCAAGACCTGAACCTCCGAGCAGCACCACCACCGATCTCATCGTGGACATGGCCAAGGATTTTCAGGGCCGTGCTTTGGACGGCATGAAGGCTGGTGCTCACGCTGCGCTGGATTATGCCAAGGACCTCGCCAAGCCACGGCCAGCCGGTGGGACATCGGAGGCCGGAGGAGCCGCCGCCGCGGACAGCCACCTCATCGAGGCGATTGGAACGGCAGCTGAGTGTCGCGCCGTCGTGCTCGAACTGATGAAAGTGAATGCGGGCGCGACCCTGGAGTATGCGCGGGAGTTGGGCGGTGCGAGAACGCTGGCGGAATTGGTTGAGCTGTCGAGCACGCATGCGCGAAAGCAATGTGAGTTGGTCCTGAAGCAAACCGAGTTGCTGAGATTGCTTGCTCAAAACATGACAAAACCCGGTGCCAGGTAGCGCCGCTCGCCTGCCGTCATCGCGCTCAGGATCGGCGCGGGACAATCAGGGTGAGCCCGAGATCGATCGCAAGCGCCACCACCCCCGCGCCACCGCCGAGCCCGAACAGGATCAGATAGTCGCCGCCGCTCTGAGCGAACAACCAGGAGAAGCCATAGGCGGCGGCCGCCTGGAACAGCGCGAAGCTGGTGGTGGCGTGGCTCCAGGTGGCGCGCTGCTCGATGCTGTGTGGGACGAGCTCGTGGATGCGTCCGAGCACCAGCGGCACGACGCCGGGGGTGAAGCCGCCGACGACCACGCTGGACACGATCAGCGAAGCCGGTGCGGTGCTCACGGTGGGCAGCAGCACGGCAGCCGCCTCGATCAGGAAGGCCGCGCGTAACGCCGGTCCAAATCCGGCGCGATCGCCGAAATGGCCGGTGACGAGCGGGCCGACGATTGCGCCGAGGCCGTACAGCACCCAGTAGCGCGATCCCGCGGCGATGCCCTGGCCGAGGCCGCGCGCGACGAAATCGACGATGAAGACCATGTGCGGCACCAGCGCCACCGCATTGAGGCCGTACTGGATCAGCAGCGCGCTGATCGCCTTCGACGCATGACCGTGTTGCGCGCGATGGGGTGTAGGCGCGACATCACCCTTCGCGTCCGCAGGCCAGTTCCACCAGCTCGCCAGCGTCAGCAGACCGGCGAGAACGCCGAGGCCGTACCAGCTTTGCTGCAAGCCCTGTTGCAGCAGCAGCGGCACCAGCGTGCCCGATGCCGCGACGCCGAGACCGACGCCCGCAAAGATCACGCCGCCGATGATGCCGCGCTTGGCGGGCGAGGTGTACGGCAGCACGACGGACGCCGCCAGCACCATGATGATTCCGCCGGTAAGGCCGGCGATGAAGCGCCATGCAAAGAACCAGCCGAAGGATACGGGGGCTGAGCTGGCGAAGAAGGAGAGGGTCGCGAGCAGCATCATCGCGCGCAACGAGTAGACCGTGCCGATGTGGGCCGCCACGGCCCGCGCGGCGAGCGCCCCGGCGAGATAGCCGGCCAGGTTCGCAGCGCCGAGATAAACGACGTCGGATGCACTGAACCACTTGGCCGCAATCAACGCCGGGATCAGCGGCGTGTAGGAAAAGCGGGCAAGGCCGAGTCCGACAAGCGATGCCGACAATCCCGCCACCGCATACCGCCAGGTCGATTGTGAAGTCGATCCCGGCCGCTGACGCGGCCGGGCGTGGTGCTTGGCATCTGCATTGAGTTCGGTCATGTCGTACTCCAGCGCGGGCTCAGTGGCCGGCGCTCTGGCCGCCGTCGACGTGCAGGATCTCGCCGGTGACGAAGCCGGCCTGCTCGAGATAGAGTACGGCATCGACGATGTCGGACATCTCGCCCATGTGCCCCATGGGGTGCAGCGCGCCGAGCTGGGCATGCGTTGCGGCCGGATGCATCGGCGACTTGATAATGCCGGGCGAAACCGCATTCACGCGGATGCCGCGCTTGGCATATTCGATCGCGAGCGACTTGGTGGCGGCGTTGAGCCCACCCTTGCTCAGCGACGCCAGCACCGACGGCACGTTCGAATTGGCCTGATCGACCAGGCTGGTCGTGATCTGCACGACATGGCCCGAGCCCTGCTTTTCCATCTCGGCGATGGCGAGCTGCGTGATGCGGAAGAAGCCTGCGGCGTTGGTGCCCATCACCGCGGCGTAGTCTTCGGCCGTGTACTGCGTGAACGGTTTTGCGACGAAGATGCCGGCATTATTGACCAGCGTATCGACGCGGCCGAACCGGGCAACGGCTTCCGAGACCACGCGCTCGGCGGTGTTCCAGTCGGCGATGTCGCCGGGTACGGTGAGAACGTCGTCGTCGCTTGACGGCTTGATGGAGCGCGCCGTTGCTACCACGCGGTAGTTGCGATCACGAAAACCCTGGACCAGGGCGGCGCCGATGCCCTGCGAAGCACCGGTGACAATGGCGACCTTCTGCTCGATACCCATGGTGGGCTCCTGTTGTTGGCTTGAGAAACTGTGCCGGTCGGCTGCGATGCAGCAGCTGGCTTGCCCGCTGAGCTACGCCGCGGCGGCTCGGCTGCGAAGACACGCCGTCCGGCAGACACTGTTTCGTGCCGCGAACGAATGCCGGTCAGGCAGCCGGATCGGTTGTCTGGGCGCGGGCGACGCCCTAGTTTGCAGAACAGGAGCTCAAGGGGTTGGCCGGGGGCATGGATCGTCTCGACGCAATGAAGGTTTTCGTCGTCGCAGTGGACGAGGGGAGCCTCGCGGCCGCGGGGCGCAAGCTCGGCCGCTCGCCGGCGGCCGTGAGCCGCGCCGTTGCCTTCCTGGAGGGGCAAGTCGGCGCCGAGCTGCTGCACCGGACAACGCGCTCGATCAAGCTCAGCGAGGAGGGCGAGCGCTATGCCGCGATCTGCCGCCGCGTGCTCACCGAGCTCGAAGAGGCCGATGACATCGCGGCAGGACCGCGCACTGCGCCCCGCGGCCTGCTCTCGATCACAGCCCCGGTGGTGTCAGGCGAGATGGTCCTGCGGCCGATCCTCGATGCGTTCCTGGACGCCTACCCGACGGTGTCGGCAAAGCTCCTGCTGTTCGACCGCGCGGTCAATCTGATCGAGGAGGGCGTCGACGTCGCGCTTCGCATCGGCCACCTTGCGGATTCGGCGATGGTCGCGATGCGGGTCGGCGAGATAAGCCGCGTCGTGGTGGCGGCGCCGCGCTATCTGAAGCAGCATCCGCGCATCGATGAGCCCGGAGATCTCGCGAAACACCAGATCGTGGCGATGGCCCATCTCCCCAATTCCTGGACGTTTGCGCCACAGGCAGGCTCGTCAGTACCGCGTACGGTCCAGTTCACGCCGCGGCTCGTCGTCAACAGCACCTATGCAGCCGTGGCTTCCGCCGTCTCGGGGCGCGGCGTCGCGCGAATGTATTCGTACCAGGTGGCCGAGCAGGTCGCGCGCGGCGATCTCACGATCGTGCTGGCCGGTGACGAGGATCCGGAGATGCCGGCACACCTGATCTGTCCGCAAGGCCGGCTCTCGGTGCCTAAGGTGCGCGCCTTCACCGACTTTGCCGTGCCCCGGCTGAAGAAGCACTTTGCGCTTCTGAAGAAAGCTATCGACTCTCGCTGAATTATGAAGCGTTCGCCGCGCGGAAGAGTGTTTATCGCAGGCTGGCCATTCGCCGCCGTCTCGATTGCGCTAGATGTGTGGCGATAGAGCGGCCTGTCGGCTGCATTGCGCGCCTTCGAAAATGCACGAGATGAATATGTCAGAAGAAATAAACGACGATCGCCGCCGCTTCATCACGACGGCCGCGATCGGCATCGCTGCTCCCCTGGTTTTCAGTAACGCGGTTGCGGCGCAAACCAGCGAGGTGGGAGCGGCAAGCCTGCCCGCGATCAAGCCGGGCGCGAATACGGGCTTTGGCGCGCTCAAGCAGATCGATGCCGGCGTTCTCACGGTCGGATATGCCGAGGCGGGGCCGGCCGACGGTCCCCTGGTGATCCTGCTGCACGGCTGGCCCTATGACATCCACAGCTTCGTGGACGTCGTACCTGCTCTCGCGCGGGCTGGCTATCGCGTCATCGTTCCGCATCTGCGCGGCTATGGCACGACGCGCTTCCTTTCGGCCGAGACGATGCGCAACGGCGAGCCGGCGGCGCTGGCCGTCGACATCGTCGCGCTGATGGATGCGCTCGCGATCAAGCAGGCGACGCTCGCCGGCTATGATTGGGGGGCGCGGACCGCCAATATCGTCGCGGCACTCTGGCCTGAGCGCGTCAAGGCGATGGTCTCGGTCAGCGGCTATCTGATCTCGAGCCAGGCGGCAGGCAAGATGCCGTTGCCGCCGAGCGCCGAGCTGCAATGGTGGTATCAATACTATTTCGCCACCGAGCGTGGCCGTGAAGGCTACGCCAAGAACCGGCACGACTTTGCCAAGCTGATCTGGAAGCTCGCCTCGCCCAAGTGGAATTTCGACGATGCCACCTATGACCGCAGCGCAGCCTCGCTCGATAATCCCGATCATGTCGACATCACGATCCACAATTATCGCTGGCGCCTTGGTCTCGCCGAGGGTGAAGCGAAATATGCCGAGCTTGAGCAGCGGCTGGCGAGCCTGCCGGTGATCACCGTGCCGACCATCACCATGGAGGGCGATACCAACGGCGCACCGCATCCGGAGCCCGCTGCCTACGCCCAGAAGTTTTCGGGCAAATACGAGCACCGGACGGTCAGCGGCGGCATCGGGCACAACCTGCCCCAGGAGGCCCCGCAGGCCTTCGCGCAGGCGGTCGCTGATATCGCCGGGAGTTGAAGGCGCGGGCGGCCGGCGCCTGCCGGCCGCCGAACCCGCGCCAATGCGTTGTTTTGCGTATTCGGACGCCGGACTGAATCGGCCATCCTGCCCAAACGGTTAACGCCGGATTAACCGGTGAGTCCTAGCCTGTCTCGGCCGGGTTACTCGCAGGCCGAGGTGAGCCCAATGGAAGCCCAGAAGATCGCGGTCGACGCCGTCGTCGCGCTGACCGATTGCGACCGCGACGCCGTCATCGCCTTCATCCGCCGGCTCTATCTCGCCGGCGTCACCGATCCCAAGCGCCTGACCTTCAAGGGTCTCCAGGCGCTGTCCCGGGCTTGATTGGGCTCGTTTCGGCGCCAACTTCCGGTCCCATCGCCGCCCACTGAATGACCGCTACCCCGACGGCGAATATCTTGCCGCTCGCGCCGGGTCGGAGTAGATGACGTCCCCAGCTGTATCACTGGGGAACGGGGGATATGCTGAAACAGCTTTTTGCGCCGCAGCTTGTCATTCTCTATGTGCTTGCGGCATCGACGATTTACGTGCACTTCCGGGGCAAGCAGCGACTGCGCTTCGCGCGCCAGCTCGGCGATCACTCAACCTATTTCGCGCCCTACAACGTGCTGATGTATGCGGGCTCGGCCGTGCCGAACAAGCCGGTGATCTCGGTCGATCAGTTTCCCGAGCTCAAGCCGCTCAGCGAAAATTGGGAAACCATCCGCGACGAGGCCGTGCGCCTGTTCGACGAAGGCTTCATTCGCGCGGCGGCCAAGAACAACGATTGGGGTTTCTACTCGTTCTTCAAGAGCGGCTGGAAGCGCTTTTACCTGAAATGGTACGACGACTTCCTGCCCTCGGCGCGCACGCTGTGCCCGAAGACGGTGGAGCTGCTGAACTCGATCCCGAGCGTCCATGGTGCGATGTTCGCGATGCTGCCGCCGGGCGGCAAGCTTGGCGCGCACCGCGATCCCTTCGCGGGCTCGCTGCGCTATCACCTCGGCCTCGTCACGCCGAACTCGAACAAGTGCCGCATCCTCGTCGATGGCGTCGAATGCGTCTGGCGCGACGGCGAGGCCTTCATGTTCGACGAGACCTTCATCCACAGCGCGGAGAATGCGACCGACGTCAACCGCATCATCCTGTTCTGCGACGTCGAGCGCCCGATGAAGTACGGCTTCATGACCGCGATCAACCGCTGGGTCAGCCATCACATCGTCAAGGCGTCGGCGACCCAGAACGTCGACGGCGAGAGCGTCGGCGTGCTCAACAAGGTGTTCGGCAAGCTCTACGAGATCCACCTTGGAAGCCGCAAGGTCAAGGAATGGAACCGCAACGTCTACTACACGCTGAAATATTCGCTGACGGCGCTGATCCTCGGCCTGCTCGTGATGTCGGCGTTGGGGTGATCGGAGCAGTCGCGCCCAACATGGAGCAGGCAATGGCCCCCTTGCCGACCGCGAATACGGAAATCGCGCAGTTCTTCCACCAATGGCTGGAAACCTTCGCAGGCTATGTCCGTGAAGTCGATTACGCCTCTGCGAGGCCGCTCTTCCATCCGGATGTGCTTGCCTTCGGCACGCATAACGATGTCATCCCTGGCCTGGATCAATGGGTCGCGACGCAATGGGATAACGTCTGGCCAAAGACGACCGACTTCCGTTTTGTCCTCGAGGAGACTGCGATTCTGGCGTCCCCCGACGGCGCGATGGCGACCGTGATCGCGCCGTGGACGAGCACGGGCTATCACCCCGATGGCAGCCCGTTTCCGCGGCCTGGCCGGGCCACCATGGTGTTCTCCAGGAGTGCCGACGGTTGGCTGTGTGTGCATTCCCACATGTCGCTCAACCGCGGCGTGCCGCAGGTGAGCCACGCCAATCGACCGGTGAAGGCCTGGTAGATCGAATCCATCCAGCATTTCGCGTCGGGCGATCCTAATACAAAAGGCCCCGGAAATCTCCGGGCCTTTCGATGTCCTGATGCCGCGCAGCTTTATTCCGGCTGGCCGATCGAGACCTTCAGCGAGCCGACGCCGTCGACGCCGCATTCGAGCTTGTCGCCGGGCTGGAGCTGCGACACGCCGGCCGGCGTGCCCGTCATGATGATGTCGCCGGCGGCGAGCTTCACCTGCTGCGAGAGCTGCCAGATGATTTCAGGCACGTTCCAGATCAACTCGGTGAGGTCGCCCTTCTGCGCTTCCTTGCCGTTGACCGTGAGCCAGATCTTGCCCTCGGCGGGATGGCCGATCTTCGCGGCCGGCTGCACCGCGGAGCAGGGCGCGGAATAGTCGAACGACTTGCCGATCTCCCAGGGACGCTCCTTCTTGCGCGAGGCGAGCTGAAGGTCGCGGCGGGTGAGATCGATGCCGACGGCATAGCCGTAGACATGGTCGAGCGCCTTGTCGGCGGGGATGTTGAGGCCGCCGCTCTTCATCGCGACGATCAGCTCGACCTCGTGATGCAGGTCCTTGGTCAGCGGCGGATAGGGAATGGTGGCGCCATCGGGGACCAGCATGTCGGCATGCTTGGCGAAGAAGAACGGCGGCGCGCGCTCGTCATTGCCCATCTCGCGGATGTGCTCGAGATAGTTGCGGCCGACGCACCAGATGCGGCGCACCGGGTAACGGCCGCTTTCGCCAACGACCGGAAGCGAAGCCTGGGGCGGAAGCGGGATGACGTAGGAGGCGGCGTTCATGAGGCGGTC
Coding sequences:
- a CDS encoding aspartyl/asparaginyl beta-hydroxylase domain-containing protein gives rise to the protein MLKQLFAPQLVILYVLAASTIYVHFRGKQRLRFARQLGDHSTYFAPYNVLMYAGSAVPNKPVISVDQFPELKPLSENWETIRDEAVRLFDEGFIRAAAKNNDWGFYSFFKSGWKRFYLKWYDDFLPSARTLCPKTVELLNSIPSVHGAMFAMLPPGGKLGAHRDPFAGSLRYHLGLVTPNSNKCRILVDGVECVWRDGEAFMFDETFIHSAENATDVNRIILFCDVERPMKYGFMTAINRWVSHHIVKASATQNVDGESVGVLNKVFGKLYEIHLGSRKVKEWNRNVYYTLKYSLTALILGLLVMSALG
- a CDS encoding phasin family protein, which gives rise to MAKDFQGRALDGMKAGAHAALDYAKDLAKPRPAGGTSEAGGAAAADSHLIEAIGTAAECRAVVLELMKVNAGATLEYARELGGARTLAELVELSSTHARKQCELVLKQTELLRLLAQNMTKPGAR
- a CDS encoding fumarylacetoacetate hydrolase family protein, coding for MNAASYVIPLPPQASLPVVGESGRYPVRRIWCVGRNYLEHIREMGNDERAPPFFFAKHADMLVPDGATIPYPPLTKDLHHEVELIVAMKSGGLNIPADKALDHVYGYAVGIDLTRRDLQLASRKKERPWEIGKSFDYSAPCSAVQPAAKIGHPAEGKIWLTVNGKEAQKGDLTELIWNVPEIIWQLSQQVKLAAGDIIMTGTPAGVSQLQPGDKLECGVDGVGSLKVSIGQPE
- a CDS encoding YbfB/YjiJ family MFS transporter, with amino-acid sequence MTELNADAKHHARPRQRPGSTSQSTWRYAVAGLSASLVGLGLARFSYTPLIPALIAAKWFSASDVVYLGAANLAGYLAGALAARAVAAHIGTVYSLRAMMLLATLSFFASSAPVSFGWFFAWRFIAGLTGGIIMVLAASVVLPYTSPAKRGIIGGVIFAGVGLGVAASGTLVPLLLQQGLQQSWYGLGVLAGLLTLASWWNWPADAKGDVAPTPHRAQHGHASKAISALLIQYGLNAVALVPHMVFIVDFVARGLGQGIAAGSRYWVLYGLGAIVGPLVTGHFGDRAGFGPALRAAFLIEAAAVLLPTVSTAPASLIVSSVVVGGFTPGVVPLVLGRIHELVPHSIEQRATWSHATTSFALFQAAAAYGFSWLFAQSGGDYLILFGLGGGAGVVALAIDLGLTLIVPRRS
- a CDS encoding nuclear transport factor 2 family protein, which translates into the protein MAPLPTANTEIAQFFHQWLETFAGYVREVDYASARPLFHPDVLAFGTHNDVIPGLDQWVATQWDNVWPKTTDFRFVLEETAILASPDGAMATVIAPWTSTGYHPDGSPFPRPGRATMVFSRSADGWLCVHSHMSLNRGVPQVSHANRPVKAW
- a CDS encoding SDR family oxidoreductase, which encodes MGIEQKVAIVTGASQGIGAALVQGFRDRNYRVVATARSIKPSSDDDVLTVPGDIADWNTAERVVSEAVARFGRVDTLVNNAGIFVAKPFTQYTAEDYAAVMGTNAAGFFRITQLAIAEMEKQGSGHVVQITTSLVDQANSNVPSVLASLSKGGLNAATKSLAIEYAKRGIRVNAVSPGIIKSPMHPAATHAQLGALHPMGHMGEMSDIVDAVLYLEQAGFVTGEILHVDGGQSAGH
- a CDS encoding alpha/beta hydrolase is translated as MSEEINDDRRRFITTAAIGIAAPLVFSNAVAAQTSEVGAASLPAIKPGANTGFGALKQIDAGVLTVGYAEAGPADGPLVILLHGWPYDIHSFVDVVPALARAGYRVIVPHLRGYGTTRFLSAETMRNGEPAALAVDIVALMDALAIKQATLAGYDWGARTANIVAALWPERVKAMVSVSGYLISSQAAGKMPLPPSAELQWWYQYYFATERGREGYAKNRHDFAKLIWKLASPKWNFDDATYDRSAASLDNPDHVDITIHNYRWRLGLAEGEAKYAELEQRLASLPVITVPTITMEGDTNGAPHPEPAAYAQKFSGKYEHRTVSGGIGHNLPQEAPQAFAQAVADIAGS
- a CDS encoding LysR family transcriptional regulator, with the protein product MDRLDAMKVFVVAVDEGSLAAAGRKLGRSPAAVSRAVAFLEGQVGAELLHRTTRSIKLSEEGERYAAICRRVLTELEEADDIAAGPRTAPRGLLSITAPVVSGEMVLRPILDAFLDAYPTVSAKLLLFDRAVNLIEEGVDVALRIGHLADSAMVAMRVGEISRVVVAAPRYLKQHPRIDEPGDLAKHQIVAMAHLPNSWTFAPQAGSSVPRTVQFTPRLVVNSTYAAVASAVSGRGVARMYSYQVAEQVARGDLTIVLAGDEDPEMPAHLICPQGRLSVPKVRAFTDFAVPRLKKHFALLKKAIDSR